From the genome of Vagococcus entomophilus:
ATCTGTCAGAGTATGCCAAAAAGAATTGGCTTACAGATTGTATTCGAACTGCTATCGAAATTTTGAGCTCTCTACCAAGTGTAGTCGTAGGGTTGTTTGGTTTTTTAGTCTTTGTCCTTCAATTTCAGTTTGGTTTCTCCATTCTGTCAGGGGCACTTGCGTTGACCTTCTTCAACCTACCTTTACTGACGAGAAATGTGGAATCTTCTCTACAGGCTGTCCCTTATACGCAGCGTGAGGCAGGATTAGCACTGGGAATTTCTAGATGGGAAACAGTTACGAAAATTATTGTACCGGAGGCTTTGCCTAGTATATTAACCGGAATTATCTTAGCAAGTGGTCGGGTCTTTGGGGAAGCAGCAGCACTCATTTATACATCTGGTCAAAGTGCACCCACACTTGATTTTACAAACTGGAATCCTTTCGATGAAACTAGCCCTTTGAATATTTTTCGAAAGGCTGAAACCTTAGCAGTTCATATTTGGAAAGTCAATAGTGAAAGTACTACACCAGATGCTGCCGCAATCTCTAGTGGCGCTTCAGCTGTGTTGATTTTAGGTGTTTTGTTCTTCAACTTATTCGCACGTATCATTGGAAATCGAATTCATAAAAAAATGACTGCATCTTAAAGCAAAGAAGGAGTATCTATGCAAACTTATGATTTATCTCAAACATTCATCAAAGGATTTTCACAAGAAGAGCTCGTGCTGTACACGAAAGATCTCTGTGTCTGGTACGGTGAAAAAGAAGCGATTCATAATGTATCTTTATCTTTTGAACAAAATAAAATCACGTCCTTGATTGGACCATCCGGTTGTGGGAAGTCCACTTATTTACGCGCACTCAATCGAATGAATGATGAAATCCCTTCTGCAAAAGTAACCGGAGAAATCTACTATCAAGGTGTCGACGTTAATTATAAAAATATCGATGTTTATGAAATGCGTAAGCGCATAGGTATGGTTTTTCAACGGCCTAATCCATTTAGCAAATCAATCCGTGAGAACGTTACATTTGCCCTCAAACAACACGGATTAAAAGAGAAAAAGCTGTTGGATGAACGTGTAGAGAAGGTCTTGAGACAAGCAGCGCTTTGGGAAGATGTCAAAGATAGTTTAGACAAAAGTGCACTAGCCCTGTCTGGTGGTCAACAACAACGCCTATGTATTGCACGAGCGGTCGCAATGCAACCGGATGTCTTGCTTTTAGATGAACCGGCCAGCGCGCTTGATCCTATATCAACGAGTAAGATAGAAGAAACATTGCTCGATTTGAAGAAAAACTACAGCATTATTATTGTGACACATAATATGCAACAAGCCTCTAGAATCAGTGATTATACCGCTTTTTTCTATACTGGAAAAGTACTTGAATATGACGATACAAGAAAAATTTTTACAAGACCAAAAATTAAAGCAACAGAAGATTATGTATCAGGTCATTTTGGATAAGGAGAGAAAAACATGGTGGAGTTACAGACTGTTGAAGAACATTCAATTTTAAGGTCGTCGGATTTACATGTTTATTATGGAAAAAAAGAGGCGCTGAAAGGGATTACTATGGGATTTAAGCAGGGAGAAATCGCAGCGTTGATTGGGCCTTCTGGCTGTGGAAAATCTACCTATTTAAGAACGTTGAATCGGATGAATGATTTAATTCCGGGGATGACGATTACGGGCAACGTCTCATTTAAGGAAAAGAATATTTATAGGCCCAAAATGGATATTGTTGAGCTGAGGAAAGATATCGGCATGGTTTTTCAACAGCCTAATCCGTTTCCTTTTTCTATCTATGAAAATGTGGCCTATGGACTAAGGCTCACACAAAACATACCCAAACAACAACTAGACGATATTGTAGAAAGAAGCCTGCGAGCAGCTTTTGTGTGGGAGGACGTTAAAGATAAGCTAAACAAGAGTGCTTTGTCTTTATCAGGTGGTCAACAGCAAAGAGTTTGTATTGCACGGGTGCTTGCTGTTAATCCACAAGTGATTTTGTTGGATGAACCAACGAGCGCCCTTGATCCCGTATCAAGTGGCAAAATCGAAGAAATGTTACTTGAGCTAAAAGAGAAATATACCTTGATTATTGTGACACATAACATGCAACAAGCTTCACGAATTTCTGATAAAACAGCATTTTTTCTAAATGGTGAGCTTATTGAGTATGATCAAACAAGAAAAATTTTTTCAAATCCAGCTCAAGCAGCAACGGATGATTATATTTCAGGCAGGTTTGGATAGAAAGTGAGGAGGGAATCATATGCTAAGAAAGCAATTTGAAGAAGAACTAGAAAGTTTGCATGAAGAATTTTATGAAATGGGTTTAAGAGCAGGCGAAGCAGTGGCCAAAGCAACGGAAGCATTTGTTAACCATGACAAAGAACTTGCAAATACGGTGATTTTAGAGGATGCACGCATCAATCAATGTGAGGTTAACTTAGAAAAGAAAAGTTATGAATTGCTAGCTTTACAACAACCAGTGACAAAAAATTTACGCATATTAGTGACAATCTTAAAGGCCAGTAGTGACCTAGAAAGAATTGGAGATCATGCAGTTTCGATTGCCAAGGCAACAATTCGGGTCAAAGGTAAACAACGTGTACCCTATATTGAACAAGACATCAGTGAGATGTCAAAAGCTACATTAAGAATGGTGGATGCAGTGCTGCATGCTTACATCAAAACGAATACCAAAAAAGCAAAAGAAATTGCTAAAGAAGATGATCAGATTAATGCATATTTTAAAAAAATCTATCAAAATACGCTCAAAGAAATGCGTGAAAATAAAGAGACCATTATTGGTGGCGCTGATTACTTACAAGTTGCTGGATACTTAGAACGGATTGGGGATTATGTTACCAATGTGTGTGAGTGGATTGTCTATCTAGAAACTGGGAAAATTAGTGAGTTAGGCTAAGATCAGGTAGTCTGTGCTATACTAAAATAGTAAAAAAGAACTGAGTAGAAGGTGGCTGACAGACCAATGAAGCAAATTTTAATTGTGGATGATGAACCCTCAATCTTAACGCTTTTAAAATACAACTTAGAAAAAGAGCGTTATCAAGTAGACACAGCAAATGATGGACGAGAAGCGTTACAAAAAGCAACAACGAAGGCTTATGACTTTATTGTTCTAGATTTGATGTTGCCCTATTTAGATGGAACAGAAGTGACCAAAGAATTGCGAAGTCAAAAGATTACGACGCCAATCATTATACTGACAGCAAAAGATGAAGTCTTTGATAAAGTGGTGGCACTTGAAATGGGGGCAGATGACTATTTAACAAAACCTTTTAGTCCACGAGAATTGATTGCACGTATGAAGGCAACTTATAGAAGGTACATCAAACAAGAGCATCAAGAAATTAGTCAAACGCTTGAAGTAGGAAAAGACAATATTTTACAAGTCGGCGCACTTACGCTCTACCCGGATGAATTTATTGCAGAAAAAAATGGCAAACCACTAACATTGACTAGGAAAGAATTTGAATTGTTAACCTATTTTATGAAACGAAAAAACCGAATTATTGATCGTGAAAGAATGCTTGTGGCACTTTGGAATGATAGTTACGTGGGACAATCACGGATTGTCGACATTCAAGTCAGTCACTTACGAGAAAAGATTGAAGACAATCCTAAAGAGCCCAAGTATTTACTCACCATTCGCGGGTTTGGTTATAAATTCCAGGAGCCAGAAAATGAAAAATAGAGCTACTGTTAAAATCATGGGGTTGTTTCTTTGCTTTACGCTAGTTTGCATTCTTGGGGCCCAGTGGTTGAATCATTCCTTGCATCAAGAAATGATTAAGCAGCAAGTTACGAAGCTGGATCGTGAACTTGAATTGTTAGAAAAAAATATCGATTTTAAAGAAATAATAGCAAATGATCAAGTAAGCAATCTAACTGAAAGTCAAACGTTGAAAAAAGCATTAGGTGCTAAGGAAAGACTAACCGTAATAAGTCAAACAATGCAAGTAGTTGTGGACACAGAAAATACTAAAAAAATTGTTGCATCTGGAAGTCGCAAGCAACGTCCAGAAGTAGCTGCCGTTACTTCTGGAAAATCGTTGGGCTATGCGCTTAGGAACAGTACTACAATTGGAGAGAAGTTACTCTATGTAGCAAAACCTATCAAAATAAATGGTAAAATCATCGGGATCGTACGAATTTCTGAGAAATATAGCGGGTTTTCAGAGGGAGCTAAGAAGCTAGAGACCACTCTCTTGCTCTTTGTAGGTAGTTTATTACTTCTTTTATTTTTGTTTCTTTCGTTGCTAATCTATCAACGAAATGAACCGATGCGTAAGTTGATCCCTTTATTTGATGAGTTGAGTAAGGATCCGACGAAACGTCAACTGATTGTAGAAGACGCGACGGATTGGTTGCCGTTGTATGATTCAGCTAACCAACTAATGAAAGAAACGCATACTTTATCAAGCTTGCAAAGTGCTAGTGAAATGAAACTACGCTTTTTCTTAGAAAACTTGGCAATTGGGGTGGTTATGATTAATGAGGAAGCCCAAGTTACAACCATCAATCCTAAATGTTTTGAGCTGCTTCAAGAAGAAGCAATAAAGCCGCCCTTTCATTATCAAGAAATCATTAAAAATCCGCAAATTTTGCAACTCTTACACCAATCACGTAATCAAAAACAGGATCAGCATGAAGAAGTTCGGATTATTCGACCGCAGAGTAAAGATTTAGATGTACTTTTCCGTTATTTAAAACCAAACGATCAAGGTCAGAGTTTGATTATCGGAATTTTTTATGATTTGTCACAGATTCGTCAGTTGGAGAGAATGCAACAAGACTTTGTGGCGAATGT
Proteins encoded in this window:
- a CDS encoding sensor histidine kinase; this translates as MKNRATVKIMGLFLCFTLVCILGAQWLNHSLHQEMIKQQVTKLDRELELLEKNIDFKEIIANDQVSNLTESQTLKKALGAKERLTVISQTMQVVVDTENTKKIVASGSRKQRPEVAAVTSGKSLGYALRNSTTIGEKLLYVAKPIKINGKIIGIVRISEKYSGFSEGAKKLETTLLLFVGSLLLLLFLFLSLLIYQRNEPMRKLIPLFDELSKDPTKRQLIVEDATDWLPLYDSANQLMKETHTLSSLQSASEMKLRFFLENLAIGVVMINEEAQVTTINPKCFELLQEEAIKPPFHYQEIIKNPQILQLLHQSRNQKQDQHEEVRIIRPQSKDLDVLFRYLKPNDQGQSLIIGIFYDLSQIRQLERMQQDFVANVSHELKTPVTSILGFTETLLDGAQAEPEIRQEFLTIIQKEAGRLQEMIQKILLLSRNGDTFEDIEEEVLSIADILKTELDFYQQKIEEKSLVIECDNKLVKDRLLPARYVQPIIKNLLENAIYYTENQGKIKIKLTQTAENFCFSVQDNGVGISEKDQERIFERFYRVSRSRNRNAGGSGLGLAIVKHYVDLLKGQIEIESRLGLGTTIKVRIPVQ
- the pstB gene encoding phosphate ABC transporter ATP-binding protein PstB, which codes for MVELQTVEEHSILRSSDLHVYYGKKEALKGITMGFKQGEIAALIGPSGCGKSTYLRTLNRMNDLIPGMTITGNVSFKEKNIYRPKMDIVELRKDIGMVFQQPNPFPFSIYENVAYGLRLTQNIPKQQLDDIVERSLRAAFVWEDVKDKLNKSALSLSGGQQQRVCIARVLAVNPQVILLDEPTSALDPVSSGKIEEMLLELKEKYTLIIVTHNMQQASRISDKTAFFLNGELIEYDQTRKIFSNPAQAATDDYISGRFG
- a CDS encoding response regulator transcription factor, with protein sequence MKQILIVDDEPSILTLLKYNLEKERYQVDTANDGREALQKATTKAYDFIVLDLMLPYLDGTEVTKELRSQKITTPIIILTAKDEVFDKVVALEMGADDYLTKPFSPRELIARMKATYRRYIKQEHQEISQTLEVGKDNILQVGALTLYPDEFIAEKNGKPLTLTRKEFELLTYFMKRKNRIIDRERMLVALWNDSYVGQSRIVDIQVSHLREKIEDNPKEPKYLLTIRGFGYKFQEPENEK
- the phoU gene encoding phosphate signaling complex protein PhoU — protein: MLRKQFEEELESLHEEFYEMGLRAGEAVAKATEAFVNHDKELANTVILEDARINQCEVNLEKKSYELLALQQPVTKNLRILVTILKASSDLERIGDHAVSIAKATIRVKGKQRVPYIEQDISEMSKATLRMVDAVLHAYIKTNTKKAKEIAKEDDQINAYFKKIYQNTLKEMRENKETIIGGADYLQVAGYLERIGDYVTNVCEWIVYLETGKISELG
- the pstA gene encoding phosphate ABC transporter permease PstA, whose translation is MNAKKIDKMATGVLFGVSCVLVLLLASFLGYILVQGVPHISWHFLTAPAKSFQSGGGIGLQIFNSLYLLVLTMILGIPISLGAGIYLSEYAKKNWLTDCIRTAIEILSSLPSVVVGLFGFLVFVLQFQFGFSILSGALALTFFNLPLLTRNVESSLQAVPYTQREAGLALGISRWETVTKIIVPEALPSILTGIILASGRVFGEAAALIYTSGQSAPTLDFTNWNPFDETSPLNIFRKAETLAVHIWKVNSESTTPDAAAISSGASAVLILGVLFFNLFARIIGNRIHKKMTAS
- the pstB gene encoding phosphate ABC transporter ATP-binding protein PstB produces the protein MQTYDLSQTFIKGFSQEELVLYTKDLCVWYGEKEAIHNVSLSFEQNKITSLIGPSGCGKSTYLRALNRMNDEIPSAKVTGEIYYQGVDVNYKNIDVYEMRKRIGMVFQRPNPFSKSIRENVTFALKQHGLKEKKLLDERVEKVLRQAALWEDVKDSLDKSALALSGGQQQRLCIARAVAMQPDVLLLDEPASALDPISTSKIEETLLDLKKNYSIIIVTHNMQQASRISDYTAFFYTGKVLEYDDTRKIFTRPKIKATEDYVSGHFG